The Vanacampus margaritifer isolate UIUO_Vmar chromosome 15, RoL_Vmar_1.0, whole genome shotgun sequence genome contains the following window.
TAGCGTTAGCTTACTGAGTCTTTGTGCTGTACAGTTGAGGTGGCGGAGCCATGGTGTGGCCACAGTGTTGCACAAAGGGattgtgggaaatgtagtccatgtggattgggggggggggcgagattCAGACATGACCCATTGTGCTCAAAGCAAATCATCATGTGATCTCAAAGCCCTGATTTCGCTGTGTGAGGATGTATCTGCGCGCGACTGTGTGTTTGAGCCCCAATATTGTATTTACACACGCACACGGTGTGTGTATAGCacatccatcaatcaatcaatccataaataaatagcagAATATAAACACATTACCTACACTCTACATCGATCATACATCGCTTGCTCCGGCGTTGCCATGGATATACAACATGTGCACAGGGGCTGGGGGGGTGGAGGGGAGAGCCCTCTgctgaccaatcagagccgGTCGCGGGTCACCACCCAGATGTAGGGGCCGCTCTGCTCCTCGATGACCACTTTGACCTGGTGGTACACCTCTTCAAAGGTGTCCCCGTGCACGATGGctgcacacacgcatgcatttGAAGAGCTTGACAGTCACGCACAAACACAGCAGCAATGGACAGTGcctccacaaatgtaaaaataataatttaaaaaacagacatataCGTTAAAATAAACGTTAGTGAAATGAAGTCCTCctacggtaaaaaaaaacaaccaaaaatatgtaagaaatgttatttctttaCAAGTGAGTAAACAACTgaatatttcataataatgaGGATGATGTGAATTTTGATGATTCAACTACATGGATATATGGAATCATttcagttttaaaaataaatgaggatTAGGACAGATGTCTTTACAATTTCACATTTGAAAAGTGGATGTGATTTAATATTCTGAAAGCTGCACTTggcaacaattaaaaatatctttacaatggcctttttatttgactatttatgactaaaacattttttttaattagtagattaacaccttaggtgttcataatgggaactcctgcaagcctctggccaatagatTTTAGACAGAATTTCTCACTTACTGTCTGCAGACATgatgtcatgtgcgcattgtgtatgtgaagaagggaaaatgcagtttaatttttcagccacaggtggcagtagcgattcgaaatgtatttttctgcattcagtagctttaagttCCAGTGTAAttttattcacacaatttaGCTCTTTCAAATGAAACACAAAGCAATTTTAGTGTTGTTCTGACTTGCGTTTGTTGGAATTGGTTGAGGTGCCTTGTAGAAtaattgcaatttttattttaatgttctctgacatttcattattatttaaaaaaaattctgcattaaaattaatgttttCAATGTCACAATATCTACAAATGCTATTGATTTTTGTCATTTCCGTCTACAGCAAACATCATGCATTAGCCTTCATTTCATAACAGTAATTTAGATATAAAAAGGAATAAACTACTAAGATACAAAACGTGTAACGTATCCAGCGTATATATTTACCAGTGAAACACTCGAGGAAGTCCTGTTCCATTTTGATGGCTCGATCCAGAACTTTCCTTGCCTGATCCTCAGACAGACGCTTGTTCAAgtcgctacacacacacacaagcagaagCACACAAGAATGAGAATATTTCCTAAGCGGTCTGCACGTGGCACGACGAACTCACAGGATATTCTCCAAAGATCGGGGTCGAATGAAGATTGCGATGGGGTGGAGCTGAGCGGCCTGGAGCCTTCTGACGGCGTTGGCCGACACGTCCAAGATGCAGTGCTTGCCCTAGACATGCACCAACCCACAGCAGAGTTGATAAAAGCAAGCGTGCAagcatcgccatggcaacctaAACGTGAGCAACAACATCTCACCTGCCGGGCCACCTGCCGGACGCTCTGCACCGACGTGCCGTACAGGTGGTTGTTGTACTGGCCCGCCTCAATGAAGTGATGCGACTGGATGTCGCGCTCCATCTGCTCGCGGGATCCCACAAAGTGGTAGTCCCGCCCGTCCACCTCGTAGTCCCTGCGCGGACGAGTCGTATCTGGTGGGAGGAGTTCATACATGTGCaagcactctataatattgcACTTTATAAAAACTTAGTAATGACATGAGAAAATACACTCAATGTAATaacttttgtcacattttgctTCAATCGAATGGCTGCCCGacttggccacttgggggcagtataagacagacAAATAGATATAGTTTAGCTCCTCAcggaggaaaaaagaaaattttccATTTTGATCTCATATTCTTACATTGAATGTCTGAATGTGTTGCTACACATTTCCCAttatagcattagcattgggCTAGAGGACTAATGTCTAagatattttcttgttttaatagcacaatgtgtaattctcAAAGTTTTAGGTTTAGCTTGACAGCAAACTTCAATTAGGATTGTCATTTGTAGCCTTTTTTGTCAAGAATTGTTCACTGTTTGCCAAACAGCAGCAGAACGAGCTTGTATCTTAAAGTTGTAAGTCGAGCAAGGTGAAGCATTCACCGAACGAGTCCCGCGTCCCTCACACTCACGTGGCACGCAGGAGCCAAACTTGTCCGGGAAGTCGGTGAGCAGGTCATCGTTGACACGGTCTTTGGTGGGTCCCAGGACGATGACTGGTCGGGCGTAGTCCACTGCGGAGACAGCAGTTAACGGCTCACCATGATCGCTTGCGAACAATTGACGAGAAAAAATAGCTGGCAAACGTTTTAGCACTCCTTGACTGTTTATGTAATTGCACTCAATACTTAGCTGTAATCTCTACAGTaatgtaatttgtttttgtgctctttctgtGATATCAGAAGAGAGCGTCAAAGCCCTGGCTAATAGGAACGTAGTAATTGTTGTCAAGGATGTATGTTGAGTGATACTTTGTCTCTGAAGATCTTTGATTACGCCAAGGGGATTAACTGTACCTAGTTCAAACCCCTTTCGCCCCCCACCCCTGCCCCCCCTCAAACTCACCTTCAGTCTGCGCAACCGCCTCGTAGCTCTGGACTAGCCCTGCAGCAAGAAACCACAACAGTCACACGTTGGCTCTTCGCCGCCTCATCATCACCCAACTCACCTTGAGTCTTCATCCGAGACCACTCCTTCCTCTCgaccctgaaacacacacaaagcgtCAGTCGCGAAGCAAAGGTGGACGCGAGTGTGGCTGCAGAACCTCACCGGTGTTTGGACGGGATGTATCCCAGCTCTTCCAGCTCCCCCTGTTGGTTGACCCGTCTGGCCTGCCACCATTCGTCGTCGGAGCTGTCAATCACGTGAAGCACCTCCCCGAAGTTAAAGTCCAGAGCTTGGGACAGGACGCCGCAGTCCCACGTCTTGTCGTAGTCGAACAAGGCTCTGCGACACACACAGGATGGGGTTGACGGTAAGACACTTGTGGCaaacttcctgtgtgtgtgtgtgtgtgtgtgttacctgACGTAGAAGCTGCGGTTGGCTCGCAGACTTCCTGGCGAACTGTTCATCATCTGCTCACGCAGGTCATGGATCTTGGCTTCAAAGCGACTATACTCTACATACACGGACGAAGACACACAGACAGTGATTTTGTAAGCGCACTGATGTCATGCTGACAATGACGCGAATGTGCGCGCGCTCACCCTCAGGTCTGTACTGTGTTACTATAGTAACAGTTTGACCGGCGTTCTTGAGCGCTGCTGCGGCCTGCTCGTGGGTCGCAAACCTGAGATCCACACCATTCACCTgtacgcacaaacacacagttgCTGAAGAAGTCACGTGACGGTGATGGCGCGTACGCGTGACACGCACGCTGAGAATCTGGTCGCCCTTCTGAAGTTCTCCGCTGAGGTCCGCCGGTCCCCCGGCGAGGATGAAGGAGATGAAGATCCCTTCGCCGTCCTCGCCGCCCACGATGTTGAAGCCTAGCCCGCTGGCGCCGCGCTGCACGCACACGCGACGGGGCTCTCGGCCGTAGTCGTCCTCTCCCATCATGCCGCGGTGGAGCGGCGAGTAGCGACGCGGGGACGGCGGCGGGAGGGCTTGTGGGTAATCGCACATGTAGTCCGGCTCCATATAGGCTGCATGGGAGAGACGGAAACATGTCCATAGTAAGGAAAAATAGGTACACAAAGGATGCTATTTGGCGTCAAGGCACTACTTTTGCCCCACAGCTCATTTCAACACGGTTATTTTGACATACAGCTGGTGAGGTCCGGGGGGCTGAAACGTTCAGCCGGGTGGATGTAGTGCGAGGTGGGCGTGGCCACCTTCAAGTAGACCACCTCTCCCGTGTTCTTCAGAGCTGACACGGCGTCTTCGTGCAGGACGTCCTCTAGAGACAAATGGTTGACCTGCAGGGgtcaacaaatgaataaaaatacacacatacagacacaAGTACACACAGACGGAGAAACACGGCGTACGTACAGCCAAGATCTTGTCGCCGATCTGCAGTCGCCCGTCCCGCTGCGCCGCGCCGCCCTCGATGATCTTGGTGACGTAGATGCTGTTGTCTCCGGGGACGTGCTGGTTGCCGATCCCGCCGGCGATGCTGAAGCCCAGACCTGACCCCAAAATACATCAAAGTCCCTCCTTTCCGGGTGGGGGAGTTGTGCGAAACTCGGCCGTCTCCGCTCCTACCTTTGGGTCCCTTCATCAGCTTAATTTTGGAGACGTGCTCGTTGAGCGGGCGTCGCCTCAGAACGTAGAGCCGCACCACGGGCCCCGCCTCTTTCAGGGCCTCCACGGCAACCGAGTGAGTGACCTCACGCACATCCACGTCGTTGACGAACACGATGCTGTCGTTCACCCTGGGGACGGACGCACACCCAAGGTCGGTTTGTGCGCctgcgtgcgcgcgcgctcgCGTGCGTACCTTAGACGGCCGTCCTGTGCGGCGGCTCCTCCGGGGATGATCTTTGTGATGAAGATGGACGGGTCATCTCCAATGTGAGGGTTGTCGGTTCCTCCCGCGATGCTGAAGCCCAACCCAGAGTTTCCCTGCACACGCACAGTTACATATAGCAGCACGACAAAAATGAATCCTAAATGTCATTAATGCATTCTTGTCTCCTAAAATAAATGAgtgtttcacaactactgtaagtgacCCAGTAAGCTGCTGCAATATGCTCATTTTATGGACTGGATAAAGAATAATGACTGAGTGGTTACATATATTGATCATTTGTGCCACATAGAGTCTATGAGTTAGGTCATCTAGGGCATTTCCCATTATgtgatagcattaagctaaccagtttaaaacaaattatgtGCGCTCGtattttaaggtaaacaaaaaaaaaaaggctgaataGCGGCTTGTAACTCGCAAGATGCCCAAGTGGTGTCACTCGTATCTTTAAGGCACATGTAGTATTTAATTTTAGCAAAATTATATGCTAATAAAACAGGAAGTTTTGACTATtcttaaaacaaataaacacatctAGCATCAAAGATCCACACCGATGTCTTAAAATGAGTAATTAATtaaacctatatatatatatatatatatatatatatatatatatatatatatatatatatatatatatatatatatatatatatatatatatatatatatatgccattatggtgtttattattttaagattaaCTTACTCAGTTTTCTTTCAGAAAAATTATACAAGCATTCCCTGTGGGTAGTAACGAACatgagaagtgtgtgtgtgtgtgttgtgtgcgcGCAGTCTCACCCTCTCCAGCGTGATCTCCTCATATTCCAGCTCTCCTTCGGATCCGTTCATCTGTGAAAAACACAAAGGGTTAAATCGCATtcaaagcacccccccccccccccccccacttctgACGAccggttgccacggcaacagtcGCCTTCAGGGCGCAGGCGGCCGTGGCGAGCGTCTCGCTCTCAAGTCTCGGCTGTTGCTATGACATCACTTCCGCCCGTCCTGCGTGCAGGTTGTGCAACGAGGCAGGAGACGGCACAACAAGTGTATACTAatagtggtggggggggggcagcaaaaCAACAGGAAGCTAGCATAGTAAACGTATGTATCGTACTTTCCAAAAGAAACAGAATGTAAAAGAATTATATAGCTTGTGCGTGCTTCAATTTAATTGTGCTGCTCTTTCTGGTGTACCTGCCGTGGTATAACACAGCCATGCAGACACAGATGAAGAATAGTTTCACAATTAAAGTGCTGTGAATCAGTACAGCGTCTGTAATATTGTGTTGCTAAAGTGTTTGTGCTCAAGGGATTAATCACCTCACTATCAATGCTAtccgttagcctgtctatggtgcTCTCCATtgagtgttagcattaagctagcttgGGAGTGtcactaaacagcttgaagtgtcttttttttctctttaagaATTGTTGACTATTTGCCAAACTGCCGCTCACTGTGATGCAAGTTGAATTGCAATTTTCCTCAATCACCTCACATTTATGCTTTAATGGATGATCTTAATATGTAAGCGTTTGGGGATTACAGTTTGTGCTATATTTACAGTTTGAACTATTAACACTggcaattttgatcattttcagGAGGAGCGTCAAATACTGGCGGAATTTCGCTACTCCCAGGGATTCAATGAAGCTTGATGCTTGGCGGAGGTAACAAATTTAGACTTGAGCGGAGAAGCAGAATGGGCAGGTGGAATGATGAAGAGATGACACGTTTTTATGTccaggagaaggaggaggaggaggaggaggttgtGGAGTCGGTGATTATGTAACAGCGATGTTAGTTACACTTCACACTCAGTTTCCCATGAcaccgtgtgcgtgcgtgcatgcggaGGTAAAAAAACGAGCGTTTATCTCacaatgaggaggaggaggaggaggaggaggaggaggaggctctCGAAGCTTTTCACAATGTGGGAGGATGCCGGCAAACATGCAAACCCCCACACAGgaagggaatcgaaccccgatctcaaaactgtgaggcaggCGCGCGCAGCACCCCTACGCCGTGATGCCAACTGACACAAGGACGCCACGACAAGCCGGGTGGTTATCCCCGCCCCCCTCGCACCCCCTTATTGGTTGAGCCGGGCAAAAGGTGAACTTGAAACGTTACCATCatcctctgtctgtgtctctTGGCTCTGCGTACGTTGTTAATGAAGCGTCGTCCCATCTTCTTGGCGTACCACACCGAAACGaacatcacttcctgtctccGTGGTGTCTTGCCCCCTTCGCAGTAAGGGGGGGGTGGCGGGTGACGGGGGGTTACATCAAGATGGAGGAGTGACGGATGAACGATCGAGCGGCCTTGTTAGGTCTTGCCGTGATCATTGACTCGACTCAtcccaggaagaaaaaaaaaaaagaaaaaaaaaaagaaacagactAACAAGAAAATCCGGCGATGAGAAGACGACGCTCTTCGGCGCtcgtcatcctcatcctcatcctcatcctccccCGCTTGCTGTGCTCAACTCAGCTGCTGcgtttcttctctctctctctctctctctgacccCTCCCCCACCCATGCCAGGAATCACCTCCCCTGCgtgatgtcacacacacacatatacacgaaAATTACTGCTGCCATGGAGACCCCCCTACCCCCCATCCCCCATTTCTTGCCCATTGCTATGGCGACAAGCAGGCTGgcgtgtacatgtgtgtgtgtgcgtgcgtgcgtgttgatACGTACAGTGAGCGCAGCAGGCTGTATGAGGGTGTCCAGGTGTGCACGCTCGAACTCGGGGGTGTGTCCGTCAGTCACGTTTCCAGGGCTTGGCTGGTCGTCGTCGTCATGGTAACGATACTTCTGcgatggggggggggacggggggcaCACATACACAGTCACAAAGCGAGCTTTAGCATTCGGCGACTAGCGTGACCCGGAAACAGCCGGCGGCGCCGTCTTCCGACATTTGTGTGACCCGAGTGAGGAGCAGGAAGTGGAAGACACACGAGTGGTATGTTCTAgtcaacacacacgcacgcgcacgcacacaggtGTAAACACGGACAGGTTACGTTAAAACACACATGAGCACGCTGATGTGTGTCGTTCTGCTCTTACCTTGGTGGTGACAATGCAGAGGCAGTCcatatccacacacacacagtcacacacacattttctctcacacacacacacacacacacacacgcacgcacacaatttGATCGCGctttgcgccccccccccccctctccgcCGTTCTCCTCCTCCGCTTCCCACCGTCTGTCGACAATGAGCCAacgaggtggaggaggagagcgtgggggtgggggcgggggcgggggtaGGGGGGGTTCGATGCAACGAGTGTGTTATTTTCTgctgaggggtgggggggggggggtcacctcCTTGACGACAGAGCGGGAGAAAGAAGAGAGGAGGGGGCTCTGCTCTCGTTGCCATGGTGTGATGCAGCTGTTGCTAAGGAACGGCGGCCGGCTGTTGGATGGGAAGCGTACCTGGACAGGTGTCTGCGGACGGCTTGCCGCTTGGCTTTCACACACCGTCAGCTCGTAGAACTCCTGGATGTCTGCGCACATGTTAACGTATTAGGTGCTTGGAAGTACAAATATTTCATCATGACTGCATTTAAAACTCTTGTcaagtgaattcagagatttgctTCTAAATATATTATACAAGTtggaagataattgctgaaaaggGTAAAAGACTGAGAACAATTATGGAGATAAAGTGTTAAAACTCCACAAAAATACGTCTTCCCTCCTGCCAGCTTTAGAGCGCCTTGGTTTCAGCCGTGAGTATGTGTACATTATGCAGTCAAGGTgggtaaaattgtttttgtttttttttacttgacagcCAGTATTGTGAACCAGGATTTTGCACTGGCATGGCGGCagttttagagcgcctcgttgtcaagGTGTGGGATGACCCGGTAGGACAGTGGttatcaaaacgtttttttcaatGATATACCCCATGTGAAAAATTCTCTCAGCCAAGTATCGCTCAACCAGCATTTTTGGTTTTGAGGTtctgagagagagtgagagacggacggacggggggggggatgctatgccatcattgtctgatcTATTAACTCTAACTTAACTACTAAGTATTTAACTTGGGGGCTCTATTTGTATAGTGGTATCTCacactatttggaaataaaaaacaaagacagaattaattgtaaataaagattAATGCACATAAAAATTACCAGCAAAAAGTATCCTGCTTTGGCATCGTAAAAAGGAAATTATtaacaatattttaaatgaaatttgaaGGTGGTTCAAGGCGGCATATGACAGGTTGGGTCAAACCTTTTTGGTATGGGGGAGACTTATTTTCCTGAAATAcataatttaatcattttaaatgattaatgattttaagtatattttaaaatctcacgtaTCCTTTGGAGTGCCTACACGTACGCCCAGGGGTACACATACCCAATTTGAGAAACATGGTGGTAGGAAATATGCCAGCCAGGTGAGGGTTTAACAGAATATATTTACAATGCTCAATGTAAAACGTTTGGAAAAGCTTTCAAGAACATCTGAATCTTGGGCATTTTAAATGGTGGTAGGTGGAAGCTGACACCCATTTAGCACAAATttgaatgtgaaaatgtgttattttcgtCACACGAACCAGGCATTTAagcaggggtgtgcagactttttttctttttttttttaaatctactttatgcacatatataatatacacaATGTCAATGCCTGTGAAGTGAAATTGCAGTACCCAGCAATGCCTGAAACAGGTCACTCTGGAAGATGTTGAGCAGCTTCTCGGCTTCTCTCCCTTTGACCCCATCAGAGCAGGCCTCCATCAGCTGCAGCGCTCGCTGAGTGTCTGGAAAACACACGGAGCAGGTGAGCCGAGACACTACAAGTACAGTAAAAAGCACttgttgaaaatgacaaaaaggtcATATCTCACCGTCTCGCTTCAGCGGCATGTTGTCCTGTGATCCCACGGAAATCCTCTTTAGGGATTTGACAGGCGCATTGCATGCTGGGTAGTGAAGTCTGCTGATTGACTCCACTCAAGCTCCAATGAAGGAATCAATCATACATGAAGGAAACACTGACATCATTGATGAAACgtaaagcaaatgtattgatttatttgaatgatCAGGCAGTGCAGGCTGCACGGTAGAGTTGTGTTTTTTCGGACCCTATGCCACATACATTTTGGGAGCAAGACTTCCTCAAcattggatattttttttgctaacttTTTCAAATCCACAGTTCTTCA
Protein-coding sequences here:
- the dlg4b gene encoding disks large homolog 4 isoform X1 translates to MDCLCIVTTKKYRYHDDDDQPSPGNVTDGHTPEFERAHLDTLIQPAALTMNGSEGELEYEEITLERGNSGLGFSIAGGTDNPHIGDDPSIFITKIIPGGAAAQDGRLRVNDSIVFVNDVDVREVTHSVAVEALKEAGPVVRLYVLRRRPLNEHVSKIKLMKGPKGLGFSIAGGIGNQHVPGDNSIYVTKIIEGGAAQRDGRLQIGDKILAVNHLSLEDVLHEDAVSALKNTGEVVYLKVATPTSHYIHPAERFSPPDLTSSYMEPDYMCDYPQALPPPSPRRYSPLHRGMMGEDDYGREPRRVCVQRGASGLGFNIVGGEDGEGIFISFILAGGPADLSGELQKGDQILSVNGVDLRFATHEQAAAALKNAGQTVTIVTQYRPEEYSRFEAKIHDLREQMMNSSPGSLRANRSFYVRALFDYDKTWDCGVLSQALDFNFGEVLHVIDSSDDEWWQARRVNQQGELEELGYIPSKHRVERKEWSRMKTQGLVQSYEAVAQTEVDYARPVIVLGPTKDRVNDDLLTDFPDKFGSCVPHTTRPRRDYEVDGRDYHFVGSREQMERDIQSHHFIEAGQYNNHLYGTSVQSVRQVARQGKHCILDVSANAVRRLQAAQLHPIAIFIRPRSLENILDLNKRLSEDQARKVLDRAIKMEQDFLECFTAIVHGDTFEEVYHQVKVVIEEQSGPYIWVVTRDRL
- the dlg4b gene encoding disks large homolog 4 isoform X2, encoding MPLKRDDTQRALQLMEACSDGVKGREAEKLLNIFQSDLFQALLDIQEFYELTVCESQAASRPQTPVQKYRYHDDDDQPSPGNVTDGHTPEFERAHLDTLIQPAALTMNGSEGELEYEEITLERGNSGLGFSIAGGTDNPHIGDDPSIFITKIIPGGAAAQDGRLRVNDSIVFVNDVDVREVTHSVAVEALKEAGPVVRLYVLRRRPLNEHVSKIKLMKGPKGLGFSIAGGIGNQHVPGDNSIYVTKIIEGGAAQRDGRLQIGDKILAVNHLSLEDVLHEDAVSALKNTGEVVYLKVATPTSHYIHPAERFSPPDLTSSYMEPDYMCDYPQALPPPSPRRYSPLHRGMMGEDDYGREPRRVCVQRGASGLGFNIVGGEDGEGIFISFILAGGPADLSGELQKGDQILSVNGVDLRFATHEQAAAALKNAGQTVTIVTQYRPEEYSRFEAKIHDLREQMMNSSPGSLRANRSFYVRALFDYDKTWDCGVLSQALDFNFGEVLHVIDSSDDEWWQARRVNQQGELEELGYIPSKHRVERKEWSRMKTQGLVQSYEAVAQTEVDYARPVIVLGPTKDRVNDDLLTDFPDKFGSCVPHTTRPRRDYEVDGRDYHFVGSREQMERDIQSHHFIEAGQYNNHLYGTSVQSVRQVARQGKHCILDVSANAVRRLQAAQLHPIAIFIRPRSLENILDLNKRLSEDQARKVLDRAIKMEQDFLECFTAIVHGDTFEEVYHQVKVVIEEQSGPYIWVVTRDRL
- the dlg4b gene encoding disks large homolog 4 isoform X3, translated to MFVSVWYAKKMGRRFINNVRRAKRHRQRMMMNGSEGELEYEEITLERGNSGLGFSIAGGTDNPHIGDDPSIFITKIIPGGAAAQDGRLRVNDSIVFVNDVDVREVTHSVAVEALKEAGPVVRLYVLRRRPLNEHVSKIKLMKGPKGLGFSIAGGIGNQHVPGDNSIYVTKIIEGGAAQRDGRLQIGDKILAVNHLSLEDVLHEDAVSALKNTGEVVYLKVATPTSHYIHPAERFSPPDLTSSYMEPDYMCDYPQALPPPSPRRYSPLHRGMMGEDDYGREPRRVCVQRGASGLGFNIVGGEDGEGIFISFILAGGPADLSGELQKGDQILSVNGVDLRFATHEQAAAALKNAGQTVTIVTQYRPEEYSRFEAKIHDLREQMMNSSPGSLRANRSFYVRALFDYDKTWDCGVLSQALDFNFGEVLHVIDSSDDEWWQARRVNQQGELEELGYIPSKHRVERKEWSRMKTQGLVQSYEAVAQTEVDYARPVIVLGPTKDRVNDDLLTDFPDKFGSCVPHTTRPRRDYEVDGRDYHFVGSREQMERDIQSHHFIEAGQYNNHLYGTSVQSVRQVARQGKHCILDVSANAVRRLQAAQLHPIAIFIRPRSLENILDLNKRLSEDQARKVLDRAIKMEQDFLECFTAIVHGDTFEEVYHQVKVVIEEQSGPYIWVVTRDRL